The window TTAGCCAAGCGAGCCCGCAAACCGCACCCCCCCCGCCGGGCAGTAACAAAGTTTCACCGCACGCATtgtggcgacgccgcgttTTTTACCCGCCCCACATAAGCTTCTTAAAGCAAGTCTACACACCGTGCGCGTGGCAGAACCCCGACCACAGTGCCAGTAGCATTCCACTAGAATCGTTCAAGGCGGCCGTGTATCGAGAACGCGGCCGCGCGCCACCATGCCACAACACCGCGTAAGAGAAAATTTTAGAGGAAGGATGGGTGGCAAGGGCGCGTGGGAACCCCCTTGGGCCCCCAGGTGGGCATCGAAATGGCGTGTGGCCGCCGAAGGCGTGGGCGCGGCGGGCGCGGGCCCCTGCGCCGCAAAGGGGCCGGGGCATAACCCCCGGAAGCTTGTAGCCCCAGCcgtcggtggcggtggcgccgttTTAAGTAAGCAGAAGGCGGCCACCTCTCGCTAGCCAAAACAGCGGGGGATGGGTTTTCAGGGCCCTTAGATCCGTGAAGCGTGCGCGCCCACCCCGCAACGGTTCCCGGGGTCGTCCGGGGGGTGCGCTCGATCGTCCGCATGGTTAAACCTTTCGCAGCGAAGGCGCTGTTGCCGGCAAAAAAGGCGCGCCAAACCACTGGAGGAGCGCAAGGCCACCCACTTGAGGGAGGGGAGTTCTCGGCAGCGAAGGCCAACAGAGCGAGGATCCATCCATGGATGACTTCGCGGTTCAAGCGGAGAGTGCGCAGATACAAATTCCGCGCCACCACGGAGAAGACGCGGCTGCAAAGGAGGCCCGCAGCCCAGAAGACTAGCCACGAGCCTTCCTTTCACCACCAAAACATTTTAACGACGCAGACATGGCCTACCGTGTGCAAGGCGCACGTAGTCGACGAGAACCGAGCCTACTTCCCCCCTTTCCCGCGAACGCGGAAGGGTTTTCGACGTCACATGCAACAAAGGGCCCGGGGCTGGCTTTAGCTAGCGGGGTTTGCGTTCTGGGGGCCCATCATGGACACGATGCTGGCTTGAACGTGTCTAGAAACCACCCGCCCGGTGATCGCGCATAGGTTTTTTGCCAGCGCAACGAGCCTGTAGTGGGCGGGATCTTTGTGAGGCCAGGCCTCCTTTAGGAGCATGATAACCATGCCCAAACCACATGCGTTGGGCCCCTGGCcgcggagagcggcgcgaCCCCATGGTTCCAGCAACCCCCGAAACCCCTTCCCGGGGGGTTGTCCGGATTTCTTGGCGGTGTGGGTAGTGGGGGGCTCGTGGCTGACCCGGAAAGCCTTTCCCAAAGCGCCCCCCTCGGCCCTACCCCGCAAACCGAAGAGAAAGCGCGgcgatggggggggggcttggCCCGTCGCGCGTGTTTTTTGCGGGCTTCTGGGGCGCCTCGTTGGCGCTTGCTTTGGCGGGCGGGGGTGCGCTTGGCCGTCGCCTGGGGGGCCGGTTAAcgggggcgggtgggggcCCGGCGGCGTCAAACCGCCCCCCGCCGGTGGCGAGCCTCGGAAaacggcgccgcgcgccaCGCCCGAGCAGATAGCCCCCGGGCAGCGGTTTTCAGGCCCCCCAGCGCGGCCCAGTTTTGAAAAGGAGAAAGTGCCTAGAGCGGGGGTGAGGGCGCACGGCCACACAACGCCCTTGCGACAGCTTTAAACAAAAGCGACGGCACACAACCCCCAAAAAGTTTGCGCTTTTTGGGGCCGCGCCCTCCTCTGCAAATGGTCTTTTTTTAACCCCTGGGACGGCCGAAGCGCTTAAAGGCGAGCGACCTGTCGAGCATTTGGCCGAGCACAACGGCAATCATCAACCATGCGTGGCCAACGTCTGGGGTCACTTTTGCCGCCCGCAGTCACACCGCGCACCTTTCCGAACGCCAAGCCGTCTGCAGAGCTCAGccccgcagccgccgtctTTCCCCAAGGCGATGTTTTTCACTTAGCGCATCACGCTTCCATATGGGCAATTCAGCGAGCAAGGCCCCCTCTCGCGCTGGCCCGGCGGCTGAAAAAGGCCCTGGGTGAGGCCGCCGGCGTTTGCATCCGCAACGTCCGTCGCTgaggcgccgctgacgaTCTCGGCTGGAACCAGGGCGGCCTTTCTGGGGTGGCGCGTTGCCCTTTTGTTGCAGGGGGCGCGGCGGCCTTTTGGGCCAACCCATCCGAAGCGCCAGGGCGAGGCAGACAACCCCGAAACCGGGCCGCGCGGCGCTTTCCAGCAACCGCCCGGACACCAGCGCGGAAAAGGGCGGGCGGCCGCCCTGCCGAGTTCACCGGCGTCTTTGCGTGCCGGAGAATGTTTTTTGAAAAACAGCTTAGAAGCACGCCCTGCGATAGCAAAATGAGTCGCAACAGACACCGCGCGATGGGTTCATCCAAAAGGGGGTTTGGTGGTGGGAtgcttttctctttttgcaAACCGCGCAAATTCCACGTCGCACAGCCGAAAACCAGCCTTTGTTTTTGCCAAGCGTCACCGCTGCGAAATAAAAGCATTCGGTTTAAGAAACTCGTGGAAACATCGTGGCGCCGCCCGTGCCCGTGTGCGGGGGCGGGGTGGTAAACCATGGGGGTGGCAAGGCCCTCCGCGCGCCACAAGAAACGGCCCAgaccgcccccccccttgcaGGCCGCCAGCCGTTctggcgcgctggcgcggtTTCCCTCGCTGGGGGCGCCCCGCTTCTCATTATCCGTTTTTGGCCCCCGCTTCAAACCCTGGGTTTAAAACCGCCACGGGGCCACTCGCAGCCACCTCATCGACGTGCGCAAAAAACGGGAACCGGCACGCCAGCCCAGCCGCGCAGACCTTACCCGGGCGCACGGGGCCGCCATACCGGAACCCACGTGGCATCGCGAGGCGCCGGCGGGTTCCGCCTGCCGAAAAAATGGCGCCGCAGAATAGCCTTAGTGGTCACAAAACGCGGGTGCCGCTTTTTATTAGCGCGTATTGAAAGGCTCGGCCTTTTGCCCTGGGGTTTTTGCCGCTAAAGTAAAGCAGCTTACCCGGCCGAACGCTCAGTGAACCTAAAAAAAAATTCTTGCGCCACCTGCTCAACGGCGGTGGGGGGCACATTTGGAAACCCCCCTTCCCCGAACTTTTTTTTCAGCGCGAGACGCGCGCTTTAAAATGCACGTTAAAGGAAGAGTCGCGCGCCCTACCCCGGGGTCGAAAACCCCTTTACTTTTCGAAAAATTCCACGGCGCAAAAAACAGGGAGAATCAAGACACCGGGCCCAccaaaacaaacaaaacagGGTAGGAAAAGCCCgttcaaaaaaaaaattgcTGGCCTGCCAAAGTTAAAAAAGGCGCCCGGCCCCCAAAACAAACGCCTCGTTACCAATATCAGAAGCCTCGTGTCAAAAAACCGGGCACAAAGTTTTTTCAAGCAAGGCGGATAAACAATGATCCCCCCCAAAAAAACGAAATCATCAGCTTAGCGCGGGTTCTGCCATCGGTCGCCTTGAAgcgagcgccggcgccgtgggAAAAAACAGCTGGTAAACCTCACAAAAAAACGCCGAAGACCAAAACAGCaggtgaaaaaaaaaagcggggGCATGCCGGGAAAACAGAAATGGCgggagaagacggaggaAACAagcgccccacaccagcaacACGTGCAAAATAGCCGCCGGGAAAAAATATAGGGCCCCCCCGATGCCGGGATCACCGTTTtcttcccacccaccccccttTGCGTGAAAAACGGTGGCCGGCCCGCCAtgcttcccccttcccccggCCATGGCGCGCGGAAAGCCGCCACGGATGCCGCGGGGCAGTTTGCAAACCAGTGGGTGCCGGGTGGCGCCTTCCCTTTCCAAATGCTGCATTATTTAAACGAGGTCAAAACGCTTTGGGACAAATCAGGGTTGCCGCGCCTCTGTTGCCCCACGGCTTTTTCCTTTTGCCGATGCATGAAGAACCAGCCGCTCCCGAACCCGGCGACACATCCCGATGCCGCCATTCTACCTTGAGGCCCCCCGCTAAACATAGttaaaaagaaaaaagcgaaaagagTGCGGTTCGGCAACGCGCCTTTGTTTGCGACGCCTCAAGCACGCTGCGCTACAAACTTCACCTTGGGCGCTTTTAAAAGCAAACTAAGCGCTGTTTTCCGGACGGCTGCGCCACAAAATAAATGGTTTGCGGGTTTTTCGCGGGGGTGGGGCAGACCCTTTCTCCCAGCCCCAAAAGCACGTcccggggcggcggcgggcgcgcCTTTAAAACACGGAAGGCCGGCCGATAGGGACCGACCCGGCACCAAACCTTGCCCACCCGCCCGAAGCCATTCGCCCCCGCGTCCGGTTTGGGGACGCCAGGGGCGGTAGAAGGTGTGTCGAAAGCGGTTGGGTTTGCATAAAAAACCAACCGGCGATGACGCGCAAACGCGCTCGCATTTTCATGAGCATGTGGGCTGGGAAGGGGGCGGGTGGGTTGCGTGGGGCCGCCTCGCCCGATCAGCCAGCGTCGTGGCGATCACGCTGCCGTAGGCGCATGCAGGGGGGGTGGGCTTTGGCTTATTCTGTGTTTtgcggggtgggggcggggggctGGGGGCCAGCCGAAAGCAAACGCCATGGGGGATAAAGGCGGCGGGCTGCGCTCCTTTGGCGCCTGGTATGCCCGCCTTACGGCGTGGGCGCCCGGTGGCCGGTGGGTGTGTCGGGgggcccgccgctgctgcctgccgGCGTTGGGCCGGGCGGGGTTGCGGGCCGCACGGCGGGGGCTTTGGGTGGCCCCGTTCGNNNNNNNNNNNNNNNNNNNNNNNNNNNNNNNNNNNNNNNNNNNNNNNNNNNNNNNNNNNNNNNNNNNNNNNNNNNNNNNNNNNNNNNNNNNNNNNNNNNGGGGTGGCGGGCCGCACGGCGGGGGCTTTGGGTGGCCCCGTTCGCGTGCCCGGCGGGGCGTTTCCTTGACCCCGCGGGAAGGCCTTTGTGTTGCGGCGGGCGGGTCGTGCGGCCACCGCGAAGGccagtttttttttcacgcGTTCGGGGGATTGGGGTGGGCAGAGGCGTTTTCCAGAGggtgtgtggcggtggtggtggtggggatgTCGATTTGTGGAGGCGCGCACGGTGGCACAAGTACTTGCGTGCacgggggtgggtgggtgggggaagTGGCAGGGGGACCAAAGTTGGGCAAGTTCGTTTCTCTTGcctccctgtgtgtgtgttgggcCTCCGCATGGCTGGGCGTGGTCCTCGAAGTGTGGTTGTGGCAGTGCTCGCTGCCTGTCGCATGCGTGTTTGTGTTGTTCGGGGCTCGCCATGGTGGCGATGGCTGACGGGTCATGCGCTACAAGTGCCTCTGTGCTTTTTTGTGCTTACAGTCACCCCATCAGCGGGTAGACGCACGCAATGCCCGCTAGCACTTTCGAGTAGCCGggtgcttgcgtgcgctgggggggggggtggggtcGCTGTAGGGGTATAAGCGAGGAGGGGAGTTCACCCGGGcggatgcacacacagaggcgtGCACAAATACACCGCTGGTGCACCACAcctcttcgccttcctcgccgcgCGTTATCTCCCATGGtccggcgctgctgggccCACGCCGCGCTTAGTTGGGCACTGCCGGCGCCTCGATCGtgacgacgcggccgctTTTGAAGTACACAGTAGCGGCCTCGCCAGCGTGGAGGTGGGCTGCGGCGCTCTGCACCTCCGCATCGGGTCTCTCGCAGGGCGCGCCGTCGACCTTCAGAGTCATGGTGTCGAGGTTTGCCTTCGGGTTGTCGCCGAGGCTAGGGGTCTGCATTTGCATGCACATGCCGTAGTCGTCGATGATGCTGCGCATTATGGGGAGGCGGAAGAGGCCGCTATACTCAGACCAGGAGCCACAGTAGAGGTACGGATGGCCCAGGCCGAGGTGGTGCACCAGGGCGATATTGATGCAGgcggtgacgccgctgccgcaggagaAGACGAAGCTCGACAGATCAGTCGCGTCACCCGTGCCCTGCACGACGGTCATGATGTTGTGGCGGATCTCCTCCTcactgcgcagcaccttgcCGTCACCGCGTATCACGAGGTGCGACGTGTAGGGGAGGTTACGCGCGCCTTCGATGTGGCCTGGCATCTTGTCTGCGGCGTAAGGCCGTACTGTCGAGGCGAAGCGGTCGGCGGAGCGCGCGTCGGTGATGATCGCGTTGGGCGGGATCTCATCCACGAGATAGTGATGCTGAAAGGCCGTCTTGAAGGGCCAGTGCGTAGggggcgtcggcggcgacgggggCTCGCCTGACTCCATCTCCAGCCCCGCAGCCTTGCAGGCCTGAAAGCCGCCGTTGATCACGTACGCCTCGGCGCCAAGAGAGTTCAGCATCCACCACAGGCGGCATCCACCCATGGCGCCGCACTCGTCATCGTAGCAGAGCACCGGCAGCTCTCCCGCCATCCCGTTCGCCATGCACCATTCGATAAACTCAGCACAGGGCGGTAGCGGGTGCcgggcggtgctggtgggcACCAACTTGGAGAGGTTCGTATCCATATCGGCGCGGATGGCGCTCTTCACGTGCTCCTTCGCGTACTCAATGCTGCCGTGGTCCTTTACCTTCAAGCTGTACCGGCAGTCCACGATGCGGTACTCGGCAAGGTGGTCCTTTACCTCACACGGGTCCAGGAACACCTTGCCCGGGTGtttcggcgcagcagcgggagcagaCATACCGAGACAGGGAGACGAAAGAGGGGCGTTAGAGAGAGACCTTTGAATATTCTTACCTGCTTGACTATCGGCTCTGCCCCGTAGCGTGTAAGAAGTGTgtaggggaggaggaggagtgtgtgcgtggagtGGCCGGCGATGACGCGCAAGCGCGCTCGCATTTTCATGAGCATGTGGGCTGGGAAGGGGGCGGGTGGGTTGCGTGGGGCCGCCTCGCCCGATCAGCCAGCGTCGTGGCGATCACGCTGCCGTAGGCAGATGCAGGGGGGGTGGGCTTGGGCTTATTCTGTGTTTtgcggggtgggggcggggggctGAGGACCAACCGAAAGCAAACACCATGGGAAATaaaggcggcgcggccgaaACGCGGGCGACCCTGCtggcggggtggggtgggtggcaAGCCCGGGCGAAGAGACACCAAacgcaggcggcgcgccgcgctttCATGAGCCCACAGGGGGCCGGTGTGGCGAGGCGTGCGTTGTTGCGCGTGCTTCTTTGGTGGTGGGatgggcggcgctggcggcgcgaAAGGTgaaagggggcggggcgcgCGTTCGGGATCGCCGGCGGCGGGTTTCCGTCATGGGGTGGGCGGGCGGCTGGGCGAGAGTGggggaaggaaagggggagggggatgcgcTGCCGATTTGGGCGTGCGCAGTGGGGGGCGCGCGGGCACTAACAGACATCGATTCCACCGGTGAggaagggtgggggtgggggtgcggGTTGTGGGGGTCGGAGGACGAATTACAGAAACGGTAGAGCCATGGCATGACGGGAGCAGTGTGCATGTTTGATGGAGGCAGACGGGGAGGGTGCGCGGGCTCTCTGCAGGATGCGAGTTTGCGCGCACCACCGAGCATGCAGTCCCTCTTTGCCCCCTCCTCAACGACCACTGCTACTGACAGCGACATGGCTCACGGGCTTGACCAGTGGAAGAGTAAAGGCGCACAAACACGGCCCTTCACCACCGTTGCCAGTCGCACATCGCAACAGGcgtacacaaacacacaacaGAAAAAGGCACACGCAGGGTAGAGAGGAGAACCATCACACCAatctctctgtgtctgcatgtgcatgtgcgtgtgtgtgtgtcaaggggggaggggggcctcCCGCCTGCGACGGTTCTCCCGGTTGCAGTTCTTTCGTCTTGGTATGATAAGACAggtggaagagaggagaTGGGGGAAGGCAAGAcggacgacagcgacgacgaacCGCGGATAGAAAAGGGCACACAGGGCAGTCTGCGGAGCACAgtggaaaaagagaagactACAAGCActgagaagaggaggggaggggagggggcgggacctcagggagagaagagagatgcGCTAAGGGAGGGGTAGGgggaagacacacacattcacacgcacacacacgcactaGTTCCAGTTGCGCACAATCTTGCCGTCCCAGTTGAGACGATCACCCTTCTGCATTGTGTAGTAGCGATGGGTCTtccagcggcgccacggAGAGCCAGGCTGTCCCCAGTGCGGGTTCGCCTCCCAGAAGCGTTCGATGCGCTCCTCCATGAGGGGCTTGAAGTGGCGGATGAGTCCCTGCAccggccacgccgccgccgtcccgAGCGCGCAGATGGAGCGGCCCTCCATCTGCTTGGACACGTCCCACAGGGTGTAGATTTCCTCCTTCTTGGCGTTGCCGTTGACGAAGCGCTTCATCATCTTGTCCAGCCATGGGCTGCCCTCGCGGCACGGCGTGCACTGGCCGCACGACTCGTGCATGTAGAACTGCGACAGGCGCTCAATCGCGTTGATCACGTCGGTGGACTTGTCCATGAcgatcaccgccgccgtgccaaGGCCAGTCTGCGCCTCCTTGAGCGCATCGTAGTCCATCAGGATGTTGTCGCAGATGTGCTTTGGGATAAGCGGGCACGAGGAGCCGCCGGGGATGACGCAGAGTAGGTTGTCCCAGCCGCcccgcacgccgccggcgtgtcGCTCGATCAGCTCGCGCAGAGGCATGctcatctcctcctccacggtgCACGGGCGGTTCACGTGGCCGGAGATGCAAAAGAGCTTCGTGCCGGCGTTGCCCTTACGGCCGAACTGCGCGAACCACTGCGGGCCACGGCGGATTATGGTCGGCGACACCGCCACCGTTTCGCAGTtcgtcaccgtcgtcggGCACCCGTAGAGGCCGACGTTCGCCGGGAACGGCGGCTTCAGGCGAGGCTTGCCCTGGCCGCCCTCTATGCTGGCGATCATCGCCGTCTCCTCACCGCAGATGtacgcgccggcgccgcggtaGGTGTAGAGGTCAAAATtccagccgctgccgcacgcgtTCTTGCCGAGGTAGCCCTTCTCGTACGCCTCGTGAATCGCCTTCTCGACCGAGCGCCACTCGTTGTAGAACTCACCGCGGATGTAGATGTAGCCGTAGCGAGCCCGCATCGCAAAGCCAGCCAACAGTGCACCCTCCACCACCTTGTGCGGCTCGTGGCGCATGATCTCACGGTCCTTGCACGTGCCAGGCTCCGACTCATCGCAGTTCACCACGATGTAGCTTGGGCGGTCATCCTGCTTCTTCTTGGGCATGAAGGACCACTTTAGCCCGGACGGGaagccggcaccgccacggccacgAAGGCCGCTCGCCTTGATCTCGTTAATCACCCAGTCATGGCCTTTGAGGAGGATGTCCTTGGTGCGGTACCAGTCACCACGgcgctccgccgcgtcgATGCCGGTGCCGAAGTCATTGTACAGGTTTGTGAAAATGCGGTCCTGATCCTTGAGGTGGCCGTGCACGCGGACCAAGAGCGCTGCGGATGAGCGGAGCCATCCCTGACGCATCCTGTCCAttcgcggtggtggcaccgcagctgcagcagctaTGAAGCAGTGGCAAAATGCGCGCTTCGCTCTCCGtgcaggcgacgctgcgACACGCTCATACACACGCGATAGAGAAAAGGAGACTACGACTACGACGACTGCTAGTACTACCGCTACTACTCCGCCGATGGAATGGCGGTCCCTACAACTATCAACGAGAGCCGCCTGgtcgctgctcctccttttatatgtgtgtgtgtgtgttttgaatgtgctgtgcgtgttttccctcccttcctgcCTTCCTTCTTCCTCGTAGCGGGACAGCAGCAAGTGGTGTCCCGTTTAGGACGGACTGAGTGGACGCACTCGACGGTGTTTCGCTGACGTGTGGGCTACAAGTCCGGTGGAGCGTCTGGAGAGATGCCACTCTACGCAATccgagacagagagggaaagggaaagAGCCAACTGGAGGGGTggaggacgaagagaaggGCAAACATTGGAAAGGGGTCGGGGTTGGGCAGAGAAACACATCTGGTGCTCGTCCGGCGTCACGTGTTGCAccctcgcacgcacgcaggcgtgTGAACGGATATGTTTCTGCCTTTCGTCTTGCGTGTTTCTTGAGTTTTGTGAGAGAGCAAGCgatgtatgcgtgcatgtgtgtgctg of the Leishmania donovani BPK282A1 complete genome, chromosome 5 genome contains:
- a CDS encoding 3-mercaptopyruvate sulfurtransferase — protein: MSAPAAAPKHPGKVFLDPCEVKDHLAEYRIVDCRYSLKVKDHGSIEYAKEHVKSAIRADMDTNLSKLVPTSTARHPLPPCAEFIEWCMANGMAGELPVLCYDDECGAMGGCRLWWMLNSLGAEAYVINGGFQACKAAGLEMESGEPPSPPTPPTHWPFKTAFQHHYLVDEIPPNAIITDARSADRFASTVRPYAADKMPGHIEGARNLPYTSHLVIRGDGKVLRSEEEIRHNIMTVVQGTGDATDLSSFVFSCGSGVTACINIALVHHLGLGHPYLYCGSWSEYSGLFRLPIMRSIIDDYGMCMQMQTPSLGDNPKANLDTMTLKVDGAPCERPDAEVQSAAAHLHAGEAATVYFKSGRVVTIEAPAVPN
- a CDS encoding NADH-ubiquinone oxidoreductase, mitochondrial, putative — its product is MRQGWLRSSAALLVRVHGHLKDQDRIFTNLYNDFGTGIDAAERRGDWYRTKDILLKGHDWVINEIKASGLRGRGGAGFPSGLKWSFMPKKKQDDRPSYIVVNCDESEPGTCKDREIMRHEPHKVVEGALLAGFAMRARYGYIYIRGEFYNEWRSVEKAIHEAYEKGYLGKNACGSGWNFDLYTYRGAGAYICGEETAMIASIEGGQGKPRLKPPFPANVGLYGCPTTVTNCETVAVSPTIIRRGPQWFAQFGRKGNAGTKLFCISGHVNRPCTVEEEMSMPLRELIERHAGGVRGGWDNLLCVIPGGSSCPLIPKHICDNILMDYDALKEAQTGLGTAAVIVMDKSTDVINAIERLSQFYMHESCGQCTPCREGSPWLDKMMKRFVNGNAKKEEIYTLWDVSKQMEGRSICALGTAAAWPVQGLIRHFKPLMEERIERFWEANPHWGQPGSPWRRWKTHRYYTMQKGDRLNWDGKIVRNWN